A window of the Dictyostelium discoideum AX4 chromosome 4 chromosome, whole genome shotgun sequence genome harbors these coding sequences:
- a CDS encoding hypothetical protein (Similar to Dictyostelium discoideum (Slime mold). hypothetical 97.7 kDa protein), with product MEINNGIIHINYNVFKEGTDNNSNSNNNNNINKKNNNNNIEINNNNFLNWKNGFIKNDSFEKRKHFKILKKRLLFEAKERLIEEKKRQQQVLLNIDQLQTTTTSTTEGGVVTVGNCDDQQQQLLQIQQQQHSDRSNSWNDAWHNSGSCTKKTIIDTKYRLSSQKRTISLNLIDTNFINSSLSNSATNSTCNSTISTSRSQLSARTNIFSSGTNLYSYISNSVNCDNKMCLKMISPREYIIYSIYVPPPTPPTPTSTPTPTPSLLSQQFIPSPRPISIKQSIEKEKEKEKELKKENENENNKFKQENQTNCNNNNNNNNNNNNNNNNNNNNDDDDDGVLASNASTTPTAPLSPTSTASSTPSLSQSTNSMLEMLSTPNITTTTLTSAVKSLTITTPKLSTTIVTTTTTATTTTTTTSTTTTTNTISNQSSSSSLSSSSSESNEEKLPEIPTTVTTLLMDKGFNLTIPPGLIPNSVRYIKFGDSFDKALEPGSIPEGVEKLVLGSSFNKYLKPGILPQSIKILDMGHLLVNGYAAPIIPGSIPDSVEELYFSNSFNQPLKPGCIPNSVNVLKFGRNLNQPLQEGSIPSSVKILHFGCSYDHLLEFGTIPRSVKELVFGDSFNQPLSPGDIPLTVESLTFGDSFNQTITPGCIPESVVFLKFGKGYNRPFLQGSIPLTVDTLILNEIYCHPIKTEFIPFVKTLEPPSIKKLVTEPCSNLNNSRDGGRLSFPLLDYYRIKIKNLK from the coding sequence atggaaataaataatggtataattcatataaattataacgTTTTTAAAGAGGGAacagataataatagtaattcaaacaataataataatattaataaaaaaaataataataataatattgaaataaataataataattttttaaattggaaAAATGGATTTATAAAGAATGATAgttttgaaaaaagaaaacattttaaaatcttaaaaaaaagattactATTTGAAGCAAAAGAGAGATTAAttgaagaaaagaaaagacaacaacaagttttattaaatattgatcaaTTACAAACCACTACCACTTCAACAACTGAAGGTGGTGTTGTTACAGTTGGTAATTGTGAtgaccaacaacaacaactactacaaatacaacaacaacaacattctGATAGATCAAATAGTTGGAATGACGCATGGCATAATAGTGGTTCATGTACAAAGAAAACAATAATTGATACAAAGTATAGATTATCATCACAAAAAAGAACAatctctttaaatttaattgatacaaattttataaatagtaGTTTAAGTAATAGTGCAACCAATAGTACTTGTAATAGTACAATATCAACTAGTAGAAGTCAATTATCTGCCAGAACAAATATATTTAGTAGTGGTACAAATCTTTATAGTTATATATCAAATAGTGTAAATTGTGATAATAAAATGtgtttaaaaatgatttcacCAAGAGAATATATCATTTATAGTATTTACGTTCCACCACCAActccaccaacaccaacctCTACTCCAACTCCAACTCCATCTTTATTATCACAACAATTTATACCATCACCAAGaccaatttcaataaaacaatcaattgaaaaagaaaaagaaaaagaaaaagaattaaaaaaagaaaatgaaaatgaaaataataaatttaaacaagaaaatcaaacaaattgtaataataataataataacaataataataataataataataataataataataataataatgatgatgatgatgatggtgttttAGCATCAAATgcatcaacaacaccaacagcTCCACTATCACCAACTTCGACTGCATCATCAACTCCTTCATTGAGTCAATCTACAAATAGTATGTTAGAAATGTTATCAACACCAAATATTACTACAACAACTTTAACAAGTGCAGTAAAATCATTAACAATTACAACaccaaaattatcaacaaccattgtaaccacaacaacaacagcaactactactactactactacttcaacaacaacaacaacaaatacaatatcaaatcaatcatcatcatcatcattatcatcatcatcatcagaatcAAATGAAGAAAAATTACCAGAAATACCAACTACTGTTACAACATTATTAATGGATAAAGGATTTAATTTAACAATACCACCAGGTTTAATTCCAAATAGTGTtagatatattaaatttggtgattCATTTGATAAGGCATTAGAACCAGGATCAATACCAGAGGGTGTTGAAAAGTTAGTGTTGGGgtcatcatttaataaatatttaaaacctGGAATTTTACCACAATCAATAAAGATATTGGATATGGGTCATTTATTAGTTAATGGATATGCAGCACCAATAATACCAGGTTCAATACCTGATAGTGTAGAAGaactttatttttcaaattcattcaaTCAACCTTTAAAGCCTGGTTGTATTCCAAATTCagtaaatgttttaaaatttggtagAAATTTAAATCAGCCCCTTCAAGAGGGATCAATACCTTCTTCAGTAAAGATACTTCATTTCGGTTGTTCATATGATCATCTATTAGAGTTTGGTACAATTCCAAGATCTGTAAAGGAATTGGTATTTGGTGACTCATTCAATCAACCTCTATCACCCGGTGATATTCCATTGACAGTTGAATCGTTAACATTTGGTGATTCATTCAATCAAACAATAACGCCTGGTTGTATTCCAGAGTCtgttgtatttttaaaatttggtaaaGGTTATAACCGTCCTTTCTTACAAGGCTCAATTCCATTAACTGTTGATAccttaattttaaatgaaatttattgTCATCCTATTAAAACCGAATTCATACCATTTGTTAAAACTTTAGAACCTCCATCCATTAAAAAGTTAGTAACTGAACCATgtagtaatttaaataatagcaGAGATGGTGGTAGATTATCTTTTCCATTATTAGACTATtatagaataaaaataaaaaatttaaaataa